The sequence below is a genomic window from Kitasatospora kifunensis.
CCTTGAGCTTGCGCTGGCCGCCGGGGCTGACGTGCTGCCAGTCGCAGCCGCCGCAGCGGCCGGGGCCGGAGAACGGGCAGGGCGGCTCGATCCGGTCCTTGGCGGGCTGCAGGATCTCCACGGCGTCGGCGCGCAGGAAGCGCGACTTGGTGGTGCCCTCGGTGACCTCGACGATCACCCGCTCGCCGGGCAGCGCGTGCCGCACGAAGAGCACCCGGCCCTCGTGCCGGGCCACGCAGTGCCCGCCGCCGTGCGCGACCGCGCCGATCTCGACCTCGTAGCGCTCGCCGACCAGCGGGTCGCCGCCCGGGCCCTTGGGCACCTGCGGCGCGGTGGGCCGCGCGGCGCGCGGGGGCCTCGGGGCCCGGGGGGCGCGCGGCTCCTTGGCGGCACCCTTCTTCGCCGCCCCGCCGCCCGAGGCCTTCAGCGCGCCGGTCCGCACCCGGCCGACCGGCGCCGGGTTCGGCTGCCCGCCGGCCCCCTGCCCGCCGACCGGCTCGCGGGGCGGCTCGCCCGGGGCCAGCGGCGCGGTCTGAGCCGTGTAGCCGTCGCGGTCGGTGGCGGCCGGGCGAGCCGCCTTGGCCCCCCAGCGCGGCCGGGCGACCTGGCCGACCTTGCCGGGCTGCCCAGCCTTGCCGGCCTTGCCGGACTTGCCAGACTTGCCCGAGGAGCGGGGCGGGGTGTTGCGACTCACGAAGCGGTGTCCTTGCTGGGCTCGGCGGAATTCTGGACCGCACCGAGGAGCCCGAGCGAACCGGAGCCCTCGACTGCGACAGATGAGGCGGAAACGTCGGCACCGAGGTCCGGGACCGGACCGGGGTTCTCGACGGAACCCGACGGTACCGTGTGCCGCCGAGGTTCGCCGCGCCGGACGTCCCCGGGCGCGGACCAGCTGCGCGGCGCCCGGCGGCGTTCGGCGGACTCCAGCTGCCAGGGCACCGAGGTCACCATCACCCCGGGCCTGAAGAGCAGCCGCCCCTTGAGCCGCAGCGCGCTCTGGTTGTGCAGCAGGTGCTCGTACCAGCGTCCCACCACGTACTCGGGGATGTGGACGCTGACCACCGCACCCGGAGTGGCCCGACGCAGGTTCTTCACGTACTCCAGCACCGGACCGGTGATCTCCCGGTACGGCGACTCCAGCACCCTCAGCGGCACGTCCACCTCGCGGGCCAGCCACTCCTCGCGCAGCGCCCGGGTGTCGGCCGGGTCCACGTCGACGGTGACCGCCTCCAGCGTGTCGGGCTGGGTCAGCCCCGCGTAGGCCAGCGCCCGCAGGGCCGGGTTGTGCAGCTTGGAGACCAGCACGATGGCGTGGATCCGGGTCGGCAGCGCGCTGGCCCCGGCCTGCGGGCCGGGGGTCAGCTCCTCGGCCACCCGGTCGTAGTGCCGGCGGATCGCCTTCATCAGCACGTAGAGCACCGCCATGGTGGCGATCGCGATCCAGGCGTGGCCGATCTTGGTGACCAGCACCACCAGCAGCACGGCCGCGGTCATCACCAGCCCGAAGGCGTTGATCGCGCGCGAGCGGACCATCCGGCGCCGGGCCCTGGGGTCGGTCTCGGTGCGCAGCAGCCGGGTCCAGTGCCGGATCATGCCGGACTGGCTCATGTTGAAGGAGACGAAGACACCCACTATGTACAGCTGGATCAGCCGGTTGGGGTCGGCGCCGAAGGCCGCGATGAAGACGATGGCGACGGCGGCCAGCAGGATGATGCCGTTGGAGAAGGCCAACCGGTCGCCCCTGGTGTGCAGTTGACGCGGCAGGTAGCGGTCCTGGGCCAGGATCGAGCCGAGCACGGGGAAACCGTTGAAGGCGGTGTTGGCGGCCAGCACCAGGATCAGCCCGGTGACGGCGGCGATCAGGTAGAAGCCCGGGGTGAAGTTGGCGAAGACCGCTTCGGAGATCTGGGCCAGCGCCGTCTTCTGGTGGTAGCCGGCCGGGGCGCCGACCAGCTGCGTGGCCGGGTCCTCGGCCATCTGGGTGCCGGTCAGATGGGCGAGGTAGATGATCCCCAT
It includes:
- a CDS encoding APC family permease, whose amino-acid sequence is MPSLTEVPKRILIGRALRSDKLGETLLPKRIALPVFASDALSSVAYAPEEILLTLSLAGVSAIHFSWQIGLVVAVVMLAVVASYRQNVHAYPSGGGDYEVATVNHGQSAGLVVASALMVDYVLTVAVSTTSGVANVVSAVPALRGHELLLSVTLVLLLMGMNLRGVRESGTAFAVPTYAFMAGVLGMVVYGVVRHLVFGAAMPAESAGFQLRPTPGNEAVTGFALVFLLLRAFSSGCAALTGVEAISNGVPAFRTPKSKNAASTLLLMAAIAVTMFMGIIYLAHLTGTQMAEDPATQLVGAPAGYHQKTALAQISEAVFANFTPGFYLIAAVTGLILVLAANTAFNGFPVLGSILAQDRYLPRQLHTRGDRLAFSNGIILLAAVAIVFIAAFGADPNRLIQLYIVGVFVSFNMSQSGMIRHWTRLLRTETDPRARRRMVRSRAINAFGLVMTAAVLLVVLVTKIGHAWIAIATMAVLYVLMKAIRRHYDRVAEELTPGPQAGASALPTRIHAIVLVSKLHNPALRALAYAGLTQPDTLEAVTVDVDPADTRALREEWLAREVDVPLRVLESPYREITGPVLEYVKNLRRATPGAVVSVHIPEYVVGRWYEHLLHNQSALRLKGRLLFRPGVMVTSVPWQLESAERRRAPRSWSAPGDVRRGEPRRHTVPSGSVENPGPVPDLGADVSASSVAVEGSGSLGLLGAVQNSAEPSKDTAS